One segment of Lutra lutra chromosome 12, mLutLut1.2, whole genome shotgun sequence DNA contains the following:
- the SYT4 gene encoding synaptotagmin-4 isoform X2, with protein sequence MAPITTSREEFDEIPTVVGIFSAFGLVFTVSLFAWICCQRKSSKSNKTPPYKFVHVLKGVDIYPENLSSKKKFGADDKNEVKNKPAVPKNSLHLDLEKRDLNGNFPKTNLKASSPSDLENVTPKLFSEGEKEAVSPDSLKSSTSITSEEKQEKLGTLFFSLEYNFEKKAFVVNIKEARGLPAMDEQSMTSDPYIKMTILPEKKHKVKTRVLRKTLDPAFDETFTFYGILYTQIQELALHFTILSFDRFSRDDIIGEVLIPLAGIELSDGKMLMNREIIKRNVRSSGRGELLISLCYQSTTNTLTVVVLKARHLPKSDVSGLSDPYVKVNLYHAKKRISKKKTHVKKCTPNAVFNELFVFDIPCEGLEEISVEFLVLDSERGSRNEVIGRLVLGAAAEGTGGEHWKEICDYPRRQIAKWHMLCDG encoded by the exons ATGGCTCCGATCACTACAAGCCGGGAAGAATTTG ATGAAATCCCCACAGTGGTGGGGATCTTCAGTGCATTTGGCTTGGTCTTCACAGTCTCTCTGTTTGCTTGGATCTGCTGTCAGAGAAAATCATCCAAGTCTAACAAGACTCCTCCATATAAGTTCGTGCACGTACTAAAAGGAGTTGATATTTATCCTGAAAATCTAAGTAGCAAGAAGAAGTTTGGAGCAGATGacaaaaatgaagtaaagaaTAAACCAGCTGTGCCAAAGAATTCATTACATCTTGACCTTGAGAAGAGAGATCTCAATGgcaattttcccaaaacaaatCTCAAAGCTAGTAGCCCTTCTGATCTGGAGAATGTGACCCCAAAGCTCTTttcagaaggggagaaagaggctGTTTCCCCTGATAGCTTAAAGTCCAGCACTTCCATTACTTcagaagagaaacaggagaagCTGGGAACCCTCTTCTTCTCCTTAGAGTACAATTTTGAGAAGAAAGCATTTGTGGTGAATATCAAGGAAGCCCGTGGCTTGCCAGCCATGGATGAGCAGTCAATGACCTCTGACCCATATATCAAAATGACGATCCTCCCAGAGAAGAAGCATAAAGTGAAAACCAGAGTTCTGAGAAAGACCTTGGACCCGGCTTTTGATGAGACCTTTACATTCTATGGGATCCTGTACACCCAGATCCAAGAGTTGGCCTTGCACTTCACAATCTTGAGTTTTGACAGGTTTTCAAGAGATGATATCATTGGAGAAGTCCTTATTCCTCTTGCAGGAATTGAATTATCTGATGGAAAAATGTTAATGAACAGAGAGATTATCAAGAGAAATGTTAGG TCTTCAGGACGGGGTGAGTTACTGATATCTCTCTGCTATCAGTCCACGACAAATACTCTAACTGTGGTTGTTTTAAAAGCTCGACACCTGCCTAAATCTGATGTGTCTGGACTTTCAG ATCCCTACGTGAAAGTGAACCTGTACCATGccaaaaagagaatctcaaaaaaGAAGACTCATGTGAAGAAATGCACCCCCAATGCGGTGTTCAATGAACTGTTTGTCTTTGATATTCCTTGTGAGGGTCTTGAAGAGATAAGTGTTGAATTTCTGGTTTTGGATTCTGAAAGGGGGTCCAGAAATGAGGTGATAGGGCGGTTGGTCCTGGGTGCAGCTGCAGAAGGAACCGGTGGAGAGCACTGGAAAGAGATCTGTGACTATCCCAGGAGACAAATTGCCAAGTGGCATATGCTCTGTGATGGGTAG
- the SYT4 gene encoding synaptotagmin-4 isoform X1, with protein sequence MAPITTSREEFDEIPTVVGIFSAFGLVFTVSLFAWICCQRKSSKSNKTPPYKFVHVLKGVDIYPENLSSKKKFGADDKNEVKNKPAVPKNSLHLDLEKRDLNGNFPKTNLKASSPSDLENVTPKLFSEGEKEAVSPDSLKSSTSITSEEKQEKLGTLFFSLEYNFEKKAFVVNIKEARGLPAMDEQSMTSDPYIKMTILPEKKHKVKTRVLRKTLDPAFDETFTFYGILYTQIQELALHFTILSFDRFSRDDIIGEVLIPLAGIELSDGKMLMNREIIKRNVRKSSGRGELLISLCYQSTTNTLTVVVLKARHLPKSDVSGLSDPYVKVNLYHAKKRISKKKTHVKKCTPNAVFNELFVFDIPCEGLEEISVEFLVLDSERGSRNEVIGRLVLGAAAEGTGGEHWKEICDYPRRQIAKWHMLCDG encoded by the exons ATGGCTCCGATCACTACAAGCCGGGAAGAATTTG ATGAAATCCCCACAGTGGTGGGGATCTTCAGTGCATTTGGCTTGGTCTTCACAGTCTCTCTGTTTGCTTGGATCTGCTGTCAGAGAAAATCATCCAAGTCTAACAAGACTCCTCCATATAAGTTCGTGCACGTACTAAAAGGAGTTGATATTTATCCTGAAAATCTAAGTAGCAAGAAGAAGTTTGGAGCAGATGacaaaaatgaagtaaagaaTAAACCAGCTGTGCCAAAGAATTCATTACATCTTGACCTTGAGAAGAGAGATCTCAATGgcaattttcccaaaacaaatCTCAAAGCTAGTAGCCCTTCTGATCTGGAGAATGTGACCCCAAAGCTCTTttcagaaggggagaaagaggctGTTTCCCCTGATAGCTTAAAGTCCAGCACTTCCATTACTTcagaagagaaacaggagaagCTGGGAACCCTCTTCTTCTCCTTAGAGTACAATTTTGAGAAGAAAGCATTTGTGGTGAATATCAAGGAAGCCCGTGGCTTGCCAGCCATGGATGAGCAGTCAATGACCTCTGACCCATATATCAAAATGACGATCCTCCCAGAGAAGAAGCATAAAGTGAAAACCAGAGTTCTGAGAAAGACCTTGGACCCGGCTTTTGATGAGACCTTTACATTCTATGGGATCCTGTACACCCAGATCCAAGAGTTGGCCTTGCACTTCACAATCTTGAGTTTTGACAGGTTTTCAAGAGATGATATCATTGGAGAAGTCCTTATTCCTCTTGCAGGAATTGAATTATCTGATGGAAAAATGTTAATGAACAGAGAGATTATCAAGAGAAATGTTAGG AAGTCTTCAGGACGGGGTGAGTTACTGATATCTCTCTGCTATCAGTCCACGACAAATACTCTAACTGTGGTTGTTTTAAAAGCTCGACACCTGCCTAAATCTGATGTGTCTGGACTTTCAG ATCCCTACGTGAAAGTGAACCTGTACCATGccaaaaagagaatctcaaaaaaGAAGACTCATGTGAAGAAATGCACCCCCAATGCGGTGTTCAATGAACTGTTTGTCTTTGATATTCCTTGTGAGGGTCTTGAAGAGATAAGTGTTGAATTTCTGGTTTTGGATTCTGAAAGGGGGTCCAGAAATGAGGTGATAGGGCGGTTGGTCCTGGGTGCAGCTGCAGAAGGAACCGGTGGAGAGCACTGGAAAGAGATCTGTGACTATCCCAGGAGACAAATTGCCAAGTGGCATATGCTCTGTGATGGGTAG